In Kryptolebias marmoratus isolate JLee-2015 linkage group LG4, ASM164957v2, whole genome shotgun sequence, the following proteins share a genomic window:
- the gnrh2 gene encoding progonadoliberin-2 yields MMSRLILLLGLLLYVGAQLSSAQHWSHGWYPGGKRELDSYGAPEISEDIKLCEPGECSYLRPQRRNILRDIVLDALARELQNRK; encoded by the exons ATGATGTCTCGGCTGATTTTGTTGCTGGGGCTGCTCCTGTACGTTGGGGCTCAGCTGTCCTCCGCTCAGCACTGGTCCCATGGCTGGTACCCCGGAGGCAAACGGGAGCTGGACTCCTATGGAGCGCCAGAG atttcagAGGATATTAAGTTGTGTGAGCCAGGGGAATGCAGCTACTTAAGACCCCAGAGGAGGAATATCCTGAGAGACATTGTT CTGGATGCTTTGGCCAGAGAGCTCCAGAATAGAAAGTGA
- the ptpra gene encoding receptor-type tyrosine-protein phosphatase alpha: MSSSLLQGRMGVCPLLLLLGVALGASAQETTTADMPIISSSPQTTPQQSVATTHPSMTTTTTTTTTTTTTTEAPTTTSQSGDEVNQATTLPTEQTTTTTTSTPSTPSTKTSEATPASATVSSSAETTTMLTPSSATPPVMDDEVAIIAVMVALSFLLVIIFIIIILYMLRFKKYKQAGGHSSSFRLTNGGSDDSEFQSVPLMARLPSTHKKYPPIHVDKLEEEMNRRMADDNKLFREEFNALPVCPIQASCDAASKEENKEKNRYVNILPYDHSRVHLLSLEGVPDSDYINASFIDGYQDKNKFIAAQGPKEETVNEFWRMIWEQKTVTIVMVTNLKERKECKCAQYWPDQGCWTYGNIRVAVDDTVVLVDYTIRKFCIQQVGDVSGKKSQRLVTQFHFTSWPDFGVPFTPIGMLKFLKKVKNSNPFYAGPIVVHCSAGVGRTGTFILIDAMLDMMISESKVDVYGFVTRIRAQRCQMVQTDMQYVFIFQALLEHYLYGDTELEVSSLESHLAKLYAPAPGAGCSGLEAEFKKLTSIKIQNDKMRTGNLPVNMKKNRVLQIIPYEFNRVIIPVKRGEENTDYVNASFIDGYRQKDAYIVSQGPLLHTIEDFWRMIWEWRSCSIVMLTELEERGQEKCAQYWPSEGTVSYGDVSIELKREEENESYTVRDLLVTNTRESKARAVRQFHFHGWPEVGIPTDGKGMINIIAAVQKQQQQSGNHPITVHCSAGAGRTGTFCALSTVLERVKAEGILDVFQTVKSLRLQRPHMVQTLEQYEFCYKVVQEYVDAFSDYANFK; encoded by the exons ATGTCATCTTCTCTTCTTCAG GGCAGAATGGGTGTGTGTCCCCTGCTCCTGCTGCTTGGTGTGGCCCTCGGGGCCTCAGCCCAAGAAACAACCACCGCAG ATATGCCCATCATATCTTCAAGCCCTCAAACCACACCCCAGCAGAGTGTAGCCACCACACACCCCTCAAtgacgacaacaacaacaacaacaacaacaacaacaacaacaacagaagccCCCACAACCACAAGCCAAAGCGGAGATGAGGTCAACCAGGCCACTACTTTACCCACCGAACAAACAACAACCACCACAACTTCCACTCCTTCCACTCCTTCCACCAAGACAAGTGAAGCGACCCCAGCCTCAGCTACGGTTTCTTCATCTGCAGAGACCACAACTATGCTTACCCCTTCAAGCGCCACCCCACCTG TTATGGACGATGAAGTGGCAATCATAGCTGTGATGGTGGCCCTGTCCTTCCTGCTggtcatcatcttcatcatcatcatcctctacATGCtcag GTTTAAGAAGTACAAGCAAGCGGGGGGCCATTCCAGCTCCTTCAGGCTGACCAACGGCGGATCAGATGATTCAG AATTCCAGAGCGTGCCGCTAATGGCCCGCTTACCCAGCACGCACAAGAAGTACCCGCCCATTCACGTGGACAAGCTCGAGGAAGAAATGAACCGCCGCATGGCTGACGACAACAAGCTCTTCAGAGAGGAGTTTAAC GCTCTGCCAGTCTGCCCCATCCAGGCATCATGTGACGCAGCTtcaaaggaagaaaataaagaaaaaaacagatatgtCAACATCCTGCCAT ATGATCATTCCAGGGTGCATCTCTTGTCTCTAGAGGGAGTCCCCGACTCGGATTACATCAATGCTTCTTTTATAGAT GGGTACCAGGACAAGAATAAATTCATCGCAGCACAAG GGCCAAAGGAGGAAACTGTAAATGAGTTTTGGCGGATGATTTGGGAGCAGAAAACAGTCACCATCGTCATGGTGACCAATCTGAAGGAGAGAAAAGAG TGTAAGTGTGCACAGTACTGGCCGGACCAGGGCTGTTGGACGTACGGTAACATTCGCGTGGCTGTAGACGACACCGTGGTTCTGGTGGATTACACCATCCGCAAGTTCTGCATCCAACAG GTGGGAGATGTCTCCGGGAAGAAATCTCAGAGGCTGGTCACTCAGTTCCACTTCACCAGCTGGCCAGACTTCGGGGTGCCCTTCACTCCCATCGGTATGCTCAAATTCCTCAAGAAAGTCAAGAACAGCAACCCTTTTTATGCTGGTCCTATTGTTGTTCACTGCAG tgcgGGTGTGGGAAGGACAGGTACCTTTATATTGATTGATGCCATGTTAGACATGATGATCAGTGAGTCCAAGGTGGACGTGTACGGCTTTGTGACCCGGATAAGAGCCCAGCGTTGTCAGATGGTGCAAACTGAT aTGCAGTACGTTTTCATCTTCCAGGCCTTGTTAGAGCACTACTTATACGGGGACACAGAGCTGGAGGTGTCGTCGTTGGAGTCCCACTTAGCTAAGCTGTACGCCCCTGCACCCGGAGCTGGCTGCAGCGGGCTGGAGGCCGAATTCAAG AAACTCACATCCATCAAGATTCAGAATGACAAGATGAGAACGGGCAACCTGCCCGTCAACATGAAGAAGAACAGAGTGCTGCAGATCATTCCGT ATGAGTTCAATAGAGTGATCATTCCAGTCAAACGAGGAGAGGAAAACACTGACTATGTCAACGCCTCCTTCATCGAT GGCTACCGGCAGAAAGATGCATACATAGTGAGTCAGGGGCCCCTGCTGCACACCATAGAGGACTTTTGGAGGATGATCTGGGAGTGGAGAAGCTGCTCAATAGTCATGCTCACTGAGCTGGAGGAGAGAgggcag gaaAAGTGTGCTCAGTATTGGCCCAGTGAAGGGACTGTGAGCTATGGGGACGTCTCCATTGAGCTtaaaagggaggaggagaacgAGAGTTACACAGTGCGAGACCTCCTGGTCACCAACACCAGG GAAAGCAAGGCTCGAGCTGTGCGTCAGTTTCATTTCCACGGCTGGCCGGAGGTGGGCATCCCTACAGACGGGAAAGGCATGATCAACATCATTGCCGCggtgcagaaacagcagcaacagtcCGGCAACCACCCCATCACTGTGCACTGCAG TGCTGGTGCCGGACGGACAGGGACCTTCTGTGCGCTGAGTACGGTTCTGGAGAGAGTGAAGGCAGAAGGCATCCTGGATGTCTTCCAGACAGTGAAGAGCCTCAGACTACAGAGACCCCACATGGTGCAGACACTG GAGCAGTACGAGTTCTGCTACAAAGTGGTCCAGGAATACGTCGATGCCTTTTCTGACTACGCCAACTTCAAGTAG